The segment CCCCCGGACGGCGACGGGCCTTCGCACCACCTGCTGGCGGCGGGCACCCGGCAGCAGGCCCGCGAGTACCTGGCGCACCGCTCGCTGTACCACCTGAAGGAGGCCGACCCGCAGATGTGGGCGGTGCCCCGGCTGCCGAACCCGGCGAAGGCGGCGCTGGTCGCCGTGCAGTACGACGAGTACGGCGCGGGCCGGCCGGAACGGGCGCACGCCGAGCTGTTCGCCGCGATGATGGCCGACTTCGGCCTCGACCCCGCGTACGGCGGCTACCTGGACGTGGTGCCCGCGCCCGCCCTGGCCGTGGTCAACACCATGTCGCTGTTCGGCCTGCACCGGGCGCTGCGCGGCGCCCTGGTCGGGCAGTTCGCGGCCGTGGAGATCACCTCGCCGCCGGGCGCGGCCCGGCTCGCGGCCGCGTTCGAACGGCTCGGCGCCTCCCCGCGCGGGACGCTCTTCTACCGGGAGCACGTCCTCGCCGACGCCGTCCACGAGCAGTTGGTGCGGCACACCGTGATCGAGCCGCTGCTCACCGGCACGCCGGACCGCCCCGGCGCACCGGACCGCCCCGCCGCCGAGATCGCCTTCGGCGCGCTGGCGTACACCCGGGTCGAGGACCGCCTCGCCGACCACCTGATGACGGCTTGGCGCTCCGGCCGCGGCTCCCTGTGCCGACCCCTCCCGCCGCCGTCCGAACTCGCTCCTACCCGAACGCAGTTGGAAGGATCCCCGCGATGAACCCGCCCGCTGACCAGCCGCCGAACGCACCCGCCGCCGGCTTCGAGGCGTTCCTGCAGCTGCTCGACCAGCCCGTGTACGTCGTCACCACAGCGGCCGGAGGCGAAGGCGACGACCAGGACAACCAGGACGACCGGGACGACGGGAACCGGGCCGGCTGCCTGGTCGGCTTCGGCTCGCCCTGTTCGCTGCGCCCGGCCCGGTTCGCGGTGTGGCTGTCGCACGCCAACCGGACCTACCGGATGGCGTGCCGGTCAACGGTGTTGGCCGTCCACCTGCTGCCGGCCGACGACGCGGGGGCGGCCCTGGCCCGGCTGTTCGGCGGCGAGACCGGTGACGAGGTGGACAAGTTCGCCCGGGCCGGGTGGCGTCCGGGGCCCGCCGGGGTGCCGGTGCTCACGGAGGCGGTGGCCTGGTTCGCCGGGCGGGTGGTCGGCCGGGTCGAGGGCGGGGACCACACCGGGTTCCTGCTCTCCCCGCTGGACGGGGCGCAGGCCGGTGGCGCGGCCGCACTCCCGCCCGCCGCACGGCGGGACGTCACGGCCCTCACCCTGCGGGACGTGGACGGCATCGACCCTGGACACCCGGCATGAGCCCCCGGCCGACCACCCCGCCGAACGGCCGCGTCCCGCCGCGCCCCTCGCCCTCACCGCTGCCGCCGCCCTCGACCTCGACCTCGCCGCTGCCGCCGCTGCTGCGCTTCGGCGTCGAGGAGGAGTTCCTGCTGACCGGCCGGCGCAGCCGGGTCACCGTGCCCGCCGCCGGGGAGGTCGTCGCGGACGCCGCCCGGACGCTCGGGCCGCGCGCCCAGCACGAGTTCCTCGCCACCCAGGTGGAGGGCTGTACCCGGCCGGTCACCACCGCGGCCGAGTTGCGCGCCGAACTCGCCGACACCAGAGACGTGTTGCAGTCGGCCGCCGACCGCGCCGACTGCCGGATCGTCGCCACCGGCACCGCCGTCCTGCCCAGCCGCCACCCGCTGCCGGTCACCCCGCAGGACCGCTACCTGCGGCTGGCCGACCGGATCGACGGCGTCGCCGACCAGGTGGGCGCCGAACTGTGCGGCTGCCACGTCCACTTGGGTGATCTGACGCATCGTCAGGCACTCTCCCTCAGTGCCCGGATCCGTGGCTGGCTGCCGCTGTTCCAGGCGTTCTGCGCCAACTCGCCGTTCTGCGAAGGGATCGATCGCGGCAACGCGTCCAACCGGCCGGACCGGTACGCCCGTTGGCCCACCTTCGGACCGGCCCCCGTACTGGACGAGCCGGGCTACCGCAGCGCCCTGGAGCGGCTGCTCGCGGACGGGGTGATCCTCGACCGCCGGATGCTGTACTGGTACGCCCGTCCGTCCGAGCACCTGCCCACCCTGGAGGTGCGGATCGCCGACAGCAGCGCCGACCTGGACACCGTCCTGCTGCTCGCCGTCCTGCTGCGCGCCCTCGCCCACACCCTGCTCGACCCGCACGTCCGGGCCAGGCCGCGGCTGCTGCCCGATCCGGTGCTGCGCCGCGCCCACCGCAGCGCGGCGGTGGGCGGGTTGGACGCCCGGCTGCCGGACCCGCT is part of the Kitasatospora setae KM-6054 genome and harbors:
- a CDS encoding iron-containing redox enzyme family protein, whose protein sequence is MSPEPDAAPAPSLTLADAGPPPLPADRGPLSAAVLGALRHAEPSRPPAGLSDARSADPWGEDAQLALYVCYELHYRGFAGVDDGWEWSPALLALRGRLERAFLAALRREVGEPPPLAAVLADLLAEPPDGDGPSHHLLAAGTRQQAREYLAHRSLYHLKEADPQMWAVPRLPNPAKAALVAVQYDEYGAGRPERAHAELFAAMMADFGLDPAYGGYLDVVPAPALAVVNTMSLFGLHRALRGALVGQFAAVEITSPPGAARLAAAFERLGASPRGTLFYREHVLADAVHEQLVRHTVIEPLLTGTPDRPGAPDRPAAEIAFGALAYTRVEDRLADHLMTAWRSGRGSLCRPLPPPSELAPTRTQLEGSPR
- a CDS encoding flavin reductase family protein: MNPPADQPPNAPAAGFEAFLQLLDQPVYVVTTAAGGEGDDQDNQDDRDDGNRAGCLVGFGSPCSLRPARFAVWLSHANRTYRMACRSTVLAVHLLPADDAGAALARLFGGETGDEVDKFARAGWRPGPAGVPVLTEAVAWFAGRVVGRVEGGDHTGFLLSPLDGAQAGGAAALPPAARRDVTALTLRDVDGIDPGHPA
- a CDS encoding carboxylate-amine ligase; protein product: MSPRPTTPPNGRVPPRPSPSPLPPPSTSTSPLPPLLRFGVEEEFLLTGRRSRVTVPAAGEVVADAARTLGPRAQHEFLATQVEGCTRPVTTAAELRAELADTRDVLQSAADRADCRIVATGTAVLPSRHPLPVTPQDRYLRLADRIDGVADQVGAELCGCHVHLGDLTHRQALSLSARIRGWLPLFQAFCANSPFCEGIDRGNASNRPDRYARWPTFGPAPVLDEPGYRSALERLLADGVILDRRMLYWYARPSEHLPTLEVRIADSSADLDTVLLLAVLLRALAHTLLDPHVRARPRLLPDPVLRRAHRSAAVGGLDARLPDPLTGALRPVRRLLPELVEFTAGALRRTDELGLARDLTGGLLATGCGADRQRAALARHGHLSAVVDDLAERTAAR